The Latilactobacillus sakei subsp. sakei DSM 20017 = JCM 1157 genome includes a window with the following:
- the larB gene encoding nickel pincer cofactor biosynthesis protein LarB, translated as MSSLDTTNELQQLLEAVANQKVSVKEATKQLAHEQTIDDLGFAKVDLSRQKRNGYPEVIYGAGKTADQIIGIIGSLKRHAENILCTRVSPQKYAVIRVAEPTAHYDELAQCVTLMLTPVEQTEHYIAVVTAGTSDMAVAEEAAVTAEVYGNQVKRIYDVGVAGIHRLFEHLDEIREAQVVIVVAGMEGALASVVGGLIEKPLIAVPTSIGYGTNFGGLTALMTMLNSCASGITVVNVDNGFGAGYSASMINHLSETEDDK; from the coding sequence ATGAGTAGTTTGGACACAACAAATGAGCTACAACAGCTATTAGAAGCCGTTGCAAACCAAAAAGTCAGTGTAAAAGAGGCCACCAAGCAGCTAGCGCATGAACAGACCATAGATGATTTAGGCTTTGCCAAGGTCGATTTAAGTCGCCAAAAACGTAATGGCTATCCGGAAGTAATCTATGGTGCCGGTAAGACGGCCGACCAAATTATTGGCATTATCGGCTCTTTAAAACGGCATGCTGAAAATATTCTCTGTACGAGAGTATCCCCCCAAAAGTATGCGGTAATTAGAGTTGCCGAACCAACCGCCCATTATGATGAATTAGCCCAGTGTGTCACTTTAATGTTAACGCCAGTAGAACAAACTGAGCATTATATTGCTGTTGTGACGGCCGGCACTTCCGATATGGCAGTTGCCGAAGAAGCGGCCGTTACCGCAGAGGTTTACGGTAACCAAGTAAAACGAATTTATGATGTCGGGGTTGCTGGCATTCATCGTCTTTTTGAACATTTAGATGAGATTCGTGAGGCCCAGGTCGTGATTGTGGTCGCTGGCATGGAAGGCGCCTTAGCCAGTGTTGTTGGTGGGTTGATTGAAAAACCACTGATTGCCGTCCCCACTAGCATCGGTTATGGAACGAACTTTGGTGGACTAACAGCGCTGATGACGATGCTCAATAGTTGTGCTTCAGGCATTACGGTCGTCAATGTCGATAATGGTTTTGGCGCCGGTTACTCAGCAAGTATGATCAATCATTTAAGTGAGACGGAGGATGACAAATGA
- a CDS encoding Crp/Fnr family transcriptional regulator, producing the protein MVLNDIEFLINFLEDRQVPIITKKRHTYLTYHGLEERYTYILKNGIIKNSIILQDGREFNLSYIAQPDVISLLRDEVSKYTDQPFNVRIESEEATFYQIDRVTFWHYVNTTPELQNYIKNYYRKKLSENIYRLQKMMMNGKKGGLCAFLYDLIDLFGIKQKDGILIDFVVTNEDIAGFCGISSRSSVNRMLNQLKKDGVLQTNGHKFLIKDVSYLLDNIAN; encoded by the coding sequence ATGGTTTTAAATGATATTGAATTTCTAATTAATTTTTTAGAGGATCGACAAGTCCCAATTATCACCAAAAAACGACATACTTATCTGACCTATCATGGTCTAGAGGAACGTTATACCTATATATTGAAAAACGGCATTATCAAAAATTCGATTATCTTACAAGATGGCCGTGAATTTAACTTATCTTATATCGCGCAACCTGACGTTATTTCGCTCCTTCGCGATGAGGTCTCTAAATACACCGACCAACCCTTTAACGTCCGGATTGAATCAGAAGAAGCAACCTTCTATCAAATCGATCGGGTCACCTTCTGGCACTACGTTAACACCACCCCTGAATTGCAAAACTACATTAAAAATTACTATCGCAAAAAATTATCCGAAAATATTTATCGCCTGCAAAAAATGATGATGAATGGTAAAAAAGGCGGGCTTTGTGCCTTCTTATACGACCTAATCGACCTATTTGGGATCAAACAAAAAGACGGTATTCTGATTGATTTTGTAGTCACTAACGAAGATATCGCTGGTTTTTGTGGCATTAGTTCCAGAAGTAGTGTTAATAGAATGCTCAATCAGCTTAAAAAAGATGGTGTCTTGCAAACTAACGGCCACAAATTTTTAATTAAGGATGTCAGTTATCTATTAGACAACATTGCCAACTAG
- the larC gene encoding nickel pincer cofactor biosynthesis protein LarC has protein sequence MRTLYLDAFSGISGDMFIGALLDLGVDFKQFETELAKLNVTGYHLHAQRIAKSSIYGTDFDVHLPETVHKDEGFIETTSTHHHDHPHQHADGHTHSHGDEVRHLKDIEAIIDHSDLSNYVKTNAKQVFTEIAKSEAIVHELPLSDVHFHEVGALDSIVDIVGAFVALELLAVDQVYSSELTDGSGFIKVAHGMMPVPVPAVMQMRVGSAIPIKQNPEIHTELITPTGMGIVKTIVDQFCPIPDNQTITKVGYGFGNRETPQLNALRVMLCEKKLSQRVVEEKADQILVLEANIDDQSAESLAPVLDLLMDNGALDAFFSPIQMKKNRPAIKLTVMIHPADQQAITYLILKHTSTVGVRYQTMGRTIMPRHFMTVTTSYGDIRVKVVNYDDIEKYTPEFDDCLAAAKAYDVALNQVYLAVYQQLK, from the coding sequence ATGAGAACACTTTATTTAGACGCTTTTTCAGGGATTAGTGGTGACATGTTTATTGGCGCATTACTCGATTTAGGGGTTGATTTCAAGCAATTTGAGACCGAATTGGCCAAGTTAAATGTGACTGGTTACCACTTGCATGCCCAGCGGATCGCTAAAAGCAGTATCTATGGGACCGATTTTGATGTTCATTTGCCAGAAACCGTGCACAAGGATGAAGGCTTTATTGAAACCACATCAACTCATCATCATGATCATCCACACCAACATGCAGATGGGCACACACATAGCCATGGCGATGAAGTTCGGCATTTAAAGGACATCGAAGCCATCATTGATCACAGTGATTTAAGTAATTATGTTAAAACCAATGCTAAACAAGTTTTTACGGAAATTGCCAAATCAGAAGCGATCGTTCACGAATTGCCGCTAAGTGACGTCCATTTTCATGAAGTTGGTGCGCTTGATTCAATTGTTGATATTGTCGGTGCGTTTGTCGCACTCGAATTATTGGCAGTCGATCAAGTTTATTCATCCGAATTAACGGATGGCAGTGGCTTTATCAAAGTGGCCCATGGAATGATGCCTGTTCCGGTACCAGCTGTGATGCAAATGCGAGTGGGCAGTGCGATTCCGATTAAGCAAAACCCAGAGATTCATACGGAATTGATTACACCAACGGGAATGGGCATTGTCAAGACGATTGTCGATCAATTCTGTCCAATTCCAGACAATCAAACGATTACTAAAGTTGGTTATGGCTTTGGTAATCGGGAAACACCACAACTCAATGCGTTACGTGTGATGTTGTGCGAAAAAAAACTAAGCCAACGGGTTGTTGAAGAAAAGGCAGACCAGATATTAGTGTTGGAGGCCAACATTGATGATCAGTCAGCGGAAAGTTTAGCGCCGGTTTTGGATTTATTGATGGATAATGGGGCGCTCGATGCCTTTTTCAGTCCTATTCAGATGAAGAAAAATCGGCCAGCTATCAAACTAACGGTCATGATTCATCCAGCCGATCAGCAAGCCATTACTTATCTGATCTTGAAACATACATCAACCGTTGGCGTGCGTTACCAGACAATGGGGCGCACCATCATGCCACGTCATTTTATGACCGTCACAACGAGTTATGGTGATATTCGGGTCAAAGTAGTTAATTACGACGATATTGAAAAATATACGCCGGAGTTTGACGACTGCTTAGCAGCCGCTAAGGCCTACGACGTGGCGCTTAATCAAGTTTATCTCGCTGTTTATCAGCAATTAAAATAA
- a CDS encoding 5-bromo-4-chloroindolyl phosphate hydrolysis family protein has translation MFKKIKIWCIGFLIMAVSIPTFATLFDFYGDWDNFLWVGLGVLLAAIYMLISFKRLKQQPQYKTNHKISDKMLKHYQDAGMSDDEIDFFRSTMHQAEIEVQALATNMQALPKLKAIDLNQETTRVSQAMFQAIVKEPKRLHLASDFLYRHLPSINELTRKFIEISHHEVKTADTYAVLDKSAEAIDALSQQIKQDYATFVADDLDDLDTEISVAKQQTTPDHKEEN, from the coding sequence ATGTTTAAAAAAATAAAAATATGGTGTATTGGCTTTCTAATTATGGCAGTTTCAATTCCAACGTTCGCAACTCTTTTTGATTTCTATGGCGATTGGGATAACTTCTTGTGGGTCGGTCTAGGTGTCTTACTCGCTGCGATCTACATGCTAATCAGTTTTAAACGCCTTAAGCAACAACCCCAATACAAAACCAATCACAAAATTTCAGATAAAATGCTGAAACACTATCAAGATGCCGGCATGAGTGATGATGAGATTGATTTCTTCAGATCAACAATGCACCAAGCCGAAATTGAAGTTCAAGCTTTGGCAACTAACATGCAAGCTCTTCCTAAATTAAAGGCGATTGATTTAAATCAAGAAACAACGCGTGTCAGTCAAGCCATGTTCCAAGCAATCGTCAAGGAACCCAAACGCTTGCACTTAGCTAGCGATTTTCTCTATCGTCACTTACCTTCAATTAATGAACTAACGCGCAAATTCATCGAGATTAGTCATCATGAAGTTAAGACGGCTGATACCTACGCTGTTTTGGATAAATCTGCCGAAGCAATCGATGCTTTGAGCCAACAAATTAAGCAAGACTACGCGACTTTTGTGGCCGATGATTTAGATGATCTCGACACTGAAATCTCAGTTGCAAAACAACAAACAAC
- a CDS encoding energy-coupling factor transporter transmembrane component T, whose product MQPTPKLPDWLNKTEIIPQTVAKPDRFLIQNLRLLTAILSRLAQPTIRHQSTRQTPGIQLLSLLITILIVVLTHSFLLIWLIGLLTLIRICVLPGQQIGPLLKRVASISLVALALILPNFWLGHAETTWYFIIRTEIILFNIGFFLQLITWPAFILALRQLKLPGLLVLTLEISLKYSHLLAQFLQESLWAIRLRSTGKAQKRQHLVGSLIGRLYLSARAYMTELYQAMLLRGYTGHVNQQASLTITRYDWRLISWDLTLICLFCFIRR is encoded by the coding sequence ATGCAACCCACGCCTAAACTGCCTGATTGGCTCAACAAAACAGAAATAATTCCCCAAACGGTCGCTAAACCCGACCGTTTTTTAATTCAAAATTTACGGTTACTGACGGCTATTTTGTCACGACTCGCCCAACCAACCATCCGACATCAATCAACTCGGCAAACACCTGGTATTCAATTGCTTAGTTTACTCATTACCATTTTAATCGTCGTACTCACACATAGCTTTTTACTCATTTGGCTAATCGGATTATTAACACTTATCCGTATTTGTGTCTTACCAGGTCAGCAAATTGGACCACTTTTAAAGCGAGTCGCTAGCATTAGTTTAGTCGCCCTTGCGTTAATTTTACCGAATTTCTGGCTCGGTCACGCTGAAACGACTTGGTATTTTATTATTCGTACCGAGATTATTTTATTCAATATTGGCTTTTTTTTACAGTTAATCACCTGGCCTGCGTTTATTTTAGCCTTACGCCAACTTAAACTACCCGGACTGCTAGTTTTAACTTTAGAAATTAGTCTTAAATACAGCCATTTATTAGCACAATTTTTACAAGAATCACTTTGGGCAATACGCTTGCGTTCAACCGGTAAAGCGCAAAAAAGACAGCACTTAGTCGGTTCCTTGATTGGTCGACTCTATCTAAGCGCACGAGCTTATATGACTGAATTATATCAAGCGATGCTTTTACGGGGTTATACTGGTCATGTTAATCAACAAGCATCATTAACCATTACACGCTACGATTGGCGCTTAATCAGTTGGGATCTCACCTTGATTTGTCTATTCTGTTTCATTCGGAGGTAA
- a CDS encoding zinc ribbon domain-containing protein, which translates to MEKFCQSCGMPLSPANQGREQDGTKSTQYCQLCYIDGQWTEPTITFEQMLAKGIAGLRADQTTGQLKKWFLIKSYPMMLKKMRRWQ; encoded by the coding sequence ATGGAAAAATTTTGTCAAAGTTGTGGCATGCCACTTTCACCAGCCAACCAAGGTCGTGAACAAGATGGCACCAAATCAACGCAATATTGCCAACTTTGTTACATTGATGGTCAATGGACAGAACCGACAATTACTTTTGAACAGATGTTAGCTAAAGGTATCGCGGGTCTTCGTGCTGATCAAACAACCGGTCAATTAAAAAAATGGTTCTTAATTAAAAGCTATCCGATGATGCTCAAAAAAATGAGACGGTGGCAATAA
- a CDS encoding NUDIX hydrolase, with protein sequence MSYEEKVLSEETLFKGHVIDLAVQQVALPDGQTASREIVYHHGAVGIIPITADGELLLVRQWRAPMQRETLEIPAGKIDLGETDLAKVALRELNEETGLTTANLQQIAEFFTSPGFSNEKMTLFYTTALTPVANKRPLDDDEFLNVERLTLAQAQAAVKSGLICDAKTIMALYYWQLQSK encoded by the coding sequence ATGTCTTATGAGGAAAAGGTATTATCCGAAGAAACACTTTTTAAAGGGCATGTGATTGATCTAGCGGTTCAACAAGTTGCCTTGCCAGATGGTCAAACCGCCAGTCGCGAAATTGTCTATCACCATGGTGCGGTTGGGATTATTCCAATCACAGCTGATGGTGAGCTATTATTGGTACGACAATGGCGCGCACCAATGCAACGTGAAACGCTTGAAATTCCAGCGGGAAAAATTGATCTAGGTGAAACGGATTTGGCCAAGGTTGCTTTACGAGAATTAAATGAAGAAACAGGCTTAACGACGGCTAATTTACAACAAATTGCTGAATTTTTTACATCACCAGGTTTTTCTAATGAAAAAATGACGCTCTTTTATACGACGGCTCTAACCCCAGTTGCTAATAAACGTCCGTTAGATGATGATGAGTTTTTGAACGTTGAACGCTTAACACTCGCACAAGCGCAAGCAGCCGTTAAGAGTGGGCTCATTTGTGATGCCAAAACGATTATGGCACTATACTACTGGCAATTACAAAGCAAATAG
- a CDS encoding ASCH domain-containing protein yields MTSEVEQYWQTFIKEQNLSPERQPAEIYSFGNTVQMANELAVLVISSQKTATTSAIDLYEPNEHVPQAGDYNIILDGQGKPAAITKTMSCKIIAYNKVSADHAYLEGEGDRTLDYWRAVHEPFFTAEYAELNRTFEPTIPCLCEQFMVVKS; encoded by the coding sequence ATGACATCAGAGGTTGAGCAATATTGGCAAACGTTTATTAAAGAACAAAATTTATCACCTGAACGGCAACCAGCAGAAATTTATTCATTTGGAAATACAGTGCAAATGGCTAATGAATTAGCGGTACTAGTCATTAGTAGTCAAAAAACGGCAACTACTTCGGCCATTGACTTGTATGAACCTAATGAGCATGTACCTCAGGCTGGTGATTATAATATTATATTAGATGGACAAGGGAAACCCGCTGCGATTACTAAAACAATGAGCTGTAAAATTATTGCTTATAATAAGGTATCGGCTGATCATGCTTATTTAGAAGGTGAGGGTGATCGAACACTTGATTATTGGCGAGCGGTTCATGAACCTTTTTTTACGGCTGAATATGCCGAGTTAAACCGAACATTTGAGCCAACGATTCCTTGTTTATGTGAACAATTTATGGTGGTTAAGTCTTAG
- a CDS encoding 5'-methylthioadenosine/adenosylhomocysteine nucleosidase, giving the protein MKISVVCAMEEEIRTLLTKLEDVQEHTVAGNTFYKGQLYGHEVTLVESGIGKVQAGMTTAILLAEEKPDVVINTGSAGGIGEGLHIGDVVISSQVAYHDAEATAFGYLPGQLPQQPQRFEGDANTVKQIEAAAKAVDLQPRVGLIVTGDQFIASQDKIKAIKEIYPEALSCEMEGAAIGQVATQFGIPFVVIRAMSDVGDEDAGVTFDEFIVEAGQKSAAMLLNFLKNIK; this is encoded by the coding sequence ATGAAAATTAGTGTCGTTTGTGCCATGGAAGAAGAAATTCGGACATTGTTAACGAAGTTAGAAGATGTTCAAGAACATACGGTGGCAGGCAATACCTTCTATAAAGGACAATTGTACGGTCATGAAGTCACGTTAGTTGAATCAGGGATTGGTAAAGTACAAGCTGGGATGACAACGGCGATTTTATTAGCCGAAGAAAAACCAGATGTTGTTATCAATACAGGTTCAGCTGGTGGGATTGGCGAAGGCTTACACATCGGTGACGTTGTGATTTCAAGTCAAGTCGCATATCATGATGCTGAAGCAACGGCCTTTGGTTATTTACCAGGACAATTACCACAACAACCCCAACGTTTTGAAGGGGATGCTAACACAGTTAAACAAATTGAAGCGGCTGCCAAAGCAGTTGACTTACAACCACGTGTTGGTTTAATCGTCACGGGTGACCAATTTATCGCCAGCCAAGATAAAATCAAAGCGATTAAGGAAATCTATCCAGAAGCCCTCTCTTGTGAAATGGAAGGCGCAGCGATTGGCCAAGTGGCAACCCAATTTGGGATTCCATTCGTTGTTATCCGTGCTATGAGTGATGTTGGTGATGAGGATGCCGGTGTAACGTTTGACGAATTCATCGTAGAAGCAGGCCAAAAATCAGCAGCAATGCTCCTCAACTTCTTGAAGAATATTAAATAA
- a CDS encoding energy-coupling factor ABC transporter ATP-binding protein, translating to MLQLNHIHYAYTQTDSLTDISLTIQPGEAVAFMGPNGSGKSTLFKLINGLIEPTAGQYYFKDQLVDHQFLKNAVQTTALHRAVGFVFQNSDVQLFNETVFAELAFGPEQMGLSKEAVQTRVQDCLKLLQIEKLADRVPYQLSGGEKKLVALGSILTMNPEMIILDEPFNGLSAAYQTLLVQLLQQLNQAGKSILLASHNYEQVQQIAKRIVIFNEGHQITNDLPLTEIQRQPALMAALRQL from the coding sequence ATGCTACAACTCAATCACATTCACTATGCCTACACCCAAACAGATAGTTTAACGGATATTTCGCTCACTATTCAGCCTGGTGAAGCAGTCGCGTTTATGGGGCCCAACGGTTCTGGTAAATCAACCTTATTCAAATTAATCAATGGCTTAATCGAACCAACGGCCGGCCAATATTACTTTAAGGACCAGTTAGTTGATCATCAATTTTTAAAAAATGCGGTTCAAACGACCGCCTTACATCGTGCGGTCGGCTTTGTTTTTCAAAACAGTGATGTGCAACTCTTCAACGAAACGGTTTTCGCCGAACTCGCCTTTGGTCCTGAACAGATGGGTCTGTCTAAAGAAGCCGTTCAAACCCGTGTGCAAGACTGCTTAAAACTCCTTCAAATCGAAAAACTCGCCGATCGAGTCCCCTATCAACTATCCGGTGGTGAAAAGAAATTAGTCGCATTAGGGAGCATCTTAACAATGAATCCCGAAATGATTATTTTGGATGAACCCTTTAATGGCTTATCGGCAGCTTATCAGACACTATTAGTTCAACTACTACAACAGCTGAACCAGGCTGGCAAAAGCATTTTGCTTGCCAGTCATAACTACGAACAGGTGCAACAAATCGCTAAGCGAATTGTTATTTTTAACGAAGGCCATCAAATTACCAATGATTTACCGCTAACGGAAATTCAACGGCAACCAGCCCTAATGGCAGCTTTAAGACAGTTATAA
- the larA gene encoding nickel-dependent lactate racemase, which produces MVAIKLPYDQKIITANIADANFAGKLVSQAATYQNPLSEAETVEQSLDNPIDSPKLEELAKGKKNIVIISSDHTRPVPSHIMTPILLRRIRSVAPDARIRILVATGFHRPSTHEELVNKYGEEIVANEEIVMHISTDDSSVVKIGQLPSGGDCIINKIAVEADLLISEGFIESHFFAGFSGGRKSILPGVASYKTIMANHSGEFINSHYSRTGNLMHNPVHKDMVYAAKTAGLKFILNVVLDEDKHIIGSFAGNLETAHKKGCDFVESLSEVDKIDCDIAISTNGGYPLDQNIYQAVKGMTAAEATNKQGGVIIMVAGARDGHGGDGFYHNIADVKDPKEFLDQAINTPRLETVPDQWTSQILARILVQHHVIFVSDLVDPQLITDMHMELATSLDAALERAYAIEGVDAKVTVIPDGLGVIVK; this is translated from the coding sequence TTGGTAGCTATAAAATTACCTTACGATCAAAAAATTATTACGGCTAATATTGCAGATGCTAATTTTGCCGGCAAGTTGGTTTCTCAAGCAGCCACTTATCAAAATCCATTGAGTGAGGCCGAAACAGTTGAACAGTCATTGGATAATCCTATTGATAGTCCGAAGTTGGAAGAATTGGCGAAGGGAAAGAAGAACATTGTCATCATCAGTTCTGACCACACCCGACCAGTACCTTCACATATTATGACGCCTATTTTATTAAGACGGATTCGTTCAGTGGCACCTGATGCACGCATTCGCATTTTGGTGGCCACCGGATTTCACCGGCCTTCAACGCACGAAGAACTCGTCAATAAGTATGGTGAAGAAATCGTTGCTAATGAAGAAATCGTCATGCACATCTCAACTGATGATAGTTCAGTGGTTAAAATTGGCCAATTACCTTCAGGTGGCGATTGTATTATCAATAAAATTGCTGTTGAAGCTGACTTGTTAATTTCAGAAGGTTTCATTGAATCTCATTTCTTTGCCGGTTTTTCAGGCGGTCGGAAATCAATTCTACCGGGTGTGGCGTCATACAAAACAATTATGGCCAACCACTCAGGTGAATTTATCAATTCCCATTATTCAAGAACTGGGAACTTAATGCATAATCCAGTCCACAAGGATATGGTTTACGCTGCTAAAACAGCCGGTCTTAAATTTATTTTGAATGTTGTTTTGGATGAAGATAAACATATCATCGGTTCTTTTGCCGGTAATTTAGAAACGGCGCACAAAAAAGGCTGTGACTTCGTTGAAAGTCTATCAGAAGTCGACAAAATTGATTGTGACATCGCAATTTCAACCAACGGTGGTTATCCACTTGATCAAAATATCTACCAAGCGGTCAAAGGGATGACTGCTGCTGAAGCCACGAATAAACAAGGTGGCGTAATTATTATGGTCGCTGGTGCACGTGATGGTCATGGTGGCGATGGTTTCTACCATAATATTGCCGACGTTAAAGATCCAAAGGAATTCTTAGACCAAGCAATTAACACACCACGGCTTGAAACGGTGCCCGATCAATGGACGTCACAAATTTTAGCTCGAATTTTAGTGCAACATCACGTGATTTTCGTATCAGATTTAGTTGATCCTCAATTAATTACCGATATGCATATGGAACTGGCAACTAGTTTAGATGCTGCCTTAGAACGAGCCTATGCAATTGAAGGTGTGGACGCAAAAGTGACTGTAATCCCTGATGGTTTAGGGGTTATTGTGAAATAA